TAAAACGCATTGTAACTAGCAGAAGAAATCCGATTACACACTCACGCGCTGTTGATGGACCTGTTGCCTGGATCCGATCGACGGCGAGGAAGCTGCCCCGAGCGGCGAGCTGCGATCCTGCTTGATCACACCGTCGAACGTCTCGTTCAGCCTGGGCGGCACATCGAGCACCCTCAAGGTTGACCTCGAGATACCGGAACCCGTGGGTAGATCTCTCATGGATTTGCTAAGTCTAGGTATGGCGGGTATATCAAGATCGTCCAAGCTGCCGCGGTGTATCGGTGTCTCCCCTGGGATCTCGAAACTTCTATCATGGGGTCTGTCGTCGAGCAAATCCTCCAGTGATCTGGCTCGAGCCGGTGGAAGGGATTGATCGTTGGCGAACGAAGGTTTCGCTGGTCTTTCGCTGTGCCTGCCTCTTCCGCCGCGGGACAAGCGTTGTTGAAGATGCGTGTGTCTTTCGTCGCACTTGGACCTCTCCGCCGCGACGCATCTGGTCAACTCAGAGATTTGTCCTCTGGTCCTCCTCTCCAGGTTGGCCACCTTCAGGTCGAGCCTCTCGTGAGCCAGATCTATGTGCGCCTTCAGTTCCGCCTTGTCCCTTTCCAGTTTGGCCTCCATGTGTCTGAAGAAAGGCGCGCAGTAGCAGGTGTAACCGACTCCCACCGGACCTTTCCTGATATTTCCAGCGAGGTCCAGGTAATACTGTTCTCCACGGGCTAGCGGATCCGATGGCAGCGAGTCCAAACGCGGTTGCGGAAACGCTTCCGGGTCGGGGTAGTAGTGGCACCCGTACGGGGACCATTGCCTACCCATCACCGCTTTCTCGAAATGGACCTTGTTCTGCTTGCCGGACGATTTGTGcttctttttctccttcttCGTGCAACTGTCTCTACTGCCGCTTGTACCACTACCAGTCTTCTCTCGCTTCTTCTCGCTCTTGGTACTCTTCCCGTCGACCTTGTCCACCGTCGCAGCGGAGTCCTCCTCCCGACTTTTACTCCGCGTTCTGCTCTTGCTTCGCGCTTTACCGATTATCTCGAGTATCTCTGTCAGGTTCTTACGCCGGGCTATGTCCTTCGCTGTTTCCCCTTGCTTGTTCCGCAGGCTACGGTCGCAGCCGGCCTCCAGCAGGATCCTCGTCAGCTTTCGACGGCCCATCGCCGCCGCGATATGCAACGCCGTGTCACCGTTCTGCGTTAAGATAATCTCGTTAATACCGATTTATACCGGTTCCGTTCAGCACCGATCGGACAAACattctttaaccccttgcactactacttattgggttggcaagaattaatttcggtattttaaggtgaggTAAAACCCAACTTTTTTTGTTCGATAATTTCTTGctatctttctggtagcttcacaaTTCTGTGCTCATAAAACTTCTGATCGTTATCGGCAAAAAACTGATCCCAGTACGATTTCAGGTCATCATCATTAgtgaaagttcattgcttgaataaaaagattGGGTTTtaattcaccttaaaataccgaaattactttcttgcccacCCAATATTTTATAGCTATAGCGATTAAAAATTCTTCATCGTTCAGAATTTCACAGACAGAAAGGAAagcttatatttattgtatgcatATGCTTTCTCCAAAGGTTATACACCAGTtataacaaaatagaattttatttcgttttaaaggaaattaataacatacagatTTAGTAGATTCTATTTAGaattttcatcacgagtctgatttgatattgtagggcaaggggttaatgcatTTAAAACCTGTTTATACTATCCTGATGAAATTCAGCATTAATTCCTTTCACCCCCCTCACCCAAAGTGAATTAGGACAGCAAAAAAGAATCGCCTACTAAACTCTGAAGCttcataattttttgaattCTCAAGTCAGGGATAATCCCTTGTGAGACATGCGATTGAATTTCGAGGTACTTgggaatttaacactaaacctaccacgatcaaatgaccggttttgtatattttccaattatcgaaattataagaatccatttatggaaaataatggaataaatttccttGTCCAAGCATGTATTATATCGCAAAATTACAGACAATGTCTATGAATTTAgcgttgccatttttataaggcaatatttaccagatacttttaatgcttgatgggtttagtgttaaagcatCAATTCTAGAAAGAGATGATGATTATTAGACAATGTTGGTCTTCAACATTTTTTGGTTACACATAAATAGTATGTATGTATGATTTGCtcacaattttattaattatgaaCACAACGAAGAGTCCCATTTTGGGATCCTAATCCCAagaattacattttacattatattttcaagatttgtgTTTAAAACTTGTTTTCATGTTAGCAAATGTACTATTTGTCAAACTGACGGATTAGAAATAAATGGTTATATACCTAGGATGAACTATTTAATTTCTATACTTAATCTTTTTCAGACAAAGTTCTACTATTCATTATTTGACTTACTTTGTTTTGATCCGAGACTCGGCAAAGCGCAGAGATTAGGATACGTGTGACCCCGGCGTGACCATATCGTGCAGATGTGTGAAGCGGCGTGTCTCCATACTACAAGAAAACAATTCGAAAgataatatataatactatgTATAATACTAAAAAGTACttaaccttcagttactcgctctccattttctacatacactaccggccaaaagtttggaatcacttgCTGATTTTGGTAAAAATCGGATATATCGGTAAATTTGGAAATGACCTATCGttataatatcaaatattaactagttgaataatatttcttaacagatttcagcattttcttATAGCCATAATGCTCTGGTATATTTTACATACCAGTGTGTAAGACAATGCTCGGAATGCACTTTTCTCCATATCTTttgtaataacatcacaatatttgttcaaagttgaaaaatacgtttttttttaaaagtcgtgtttctcaagaactgtgcatctaggagaaaaataaagaacagattcggaatcagcgctggTTTTTCATGTAAACTGATATAACTCCTACGACACAACGTAAATAATAGCAGTTACTTCGTATGTTACTAAACAGAGGATACTCTCTACAGATCTATATACAAAATCTATCTACACATCAttggtattgagaaacattagatatctagaggtgtcttatcgttttgtcgcggagtgtatattcactttctacgtgtatatgtatatgaacaAATGAATATTCATTGCTAAAAACCttgaggtgccttatcattttgaccGGCAGTGTAGATTCCAAACAAAGTACGTTAAACAAATTAATCAAATGCTTGTTTCTTCTACTTTTGGCCACGAACTCGGTCGAATTCGCCACTGTTCGGCGGGAGCTACTCGTGTTCACCGGAGGCTCGCATTTAATCCAAATGAAACGGCTCGTTCGCGAATGGAGGATAGAGAACTCACGCCGGGCCTATTACTCACGTTGTTTTGAAGGTCAGGATTGCACCCCGCCAGGAGGAGTTCGCGGCAGCTTTGGTTGTGGCCGTTTTGGCAGGCAAGGTGAAGCGGCGCGAATCCGGCGAGATTCCTCGCGTGCAGAGGGGCACGCTGTGTCCCGAGGGCCTTCGCTAGGGCGGCCACGGTCCGGCTGTATCCGCGCCAGGATGCCTCGTGCAGCGCTGAATTTCCATGCTGAAACACGCATCACCGATTGATGGAACAACCTTGCTCGAACGCCCGATACTGATCGATCAAACCCGGTGCACGCCGGTCAACCGGGATGCAACCGGACGGCGGTTGCAAAAATTCCGGGTAGAGGGGAACGGATACATGCTATTGCACGCGCAACTTTCCGGCGAATCAGATACCAATGAAATCAGGCAAAACGACCGTGCGTCGTTAATCACG
This genomic stretch from Lasioglossum baleicum chromosome 4, iyLasBale1, whole genome shotgun sequence harbors:
- the Dgo gene encoding ankyrin repeat domain containing protein 6 diego isoform X2 codes for the protein MAEKLCEAAARGDAARVARLLDEDIKPLPDENGRTPLLLAAGAGHVDVCEALLLREIDVNAADNTGVTPLQKAASEGHLEAVELLLKYNANVARQDTVHGNSALHEASWRGYSRTVAALAKALGTQRAPLHARNLAGFAPLHLACQNGHNQSCRELLLAGCNPDLQNNYGDTPLHTSARYGHAGVTRILISALCRVSDQNKNGDTALHIAAAMGRRKLTRILLEAGCDRSLRNKQGETAKDIARRKNLTEILEIIGKARSKSRTRSKSREEDSAATVDKVDGKSTKSEKKREKTGSGTSGSRDSCTKKEKKKHKSSGKQNKVHFEKAVMGRQWSPYGCHYYPDPEAFPQPRLDSLPSDPLARGEQYYLDLAGNIRKGPVGVGYTCYCAPFFRHMEAKLERDKAELKAHIDLAHERLDLKVANLERRTRGQISELTRCVAAERSKCDERHTHLQQRLSRGGRGRHSERPAKPSFANDQSLPPARARSLEDLLDDRPHDRSFEIPGETPIHRGSLDDLDIPAIPRLSKSMRDLPTGSGISRSTLRVLDVPPRLNETFDGVIKQDRSSPLGAASSPSIGSRQQVHQQRDLSSRDHGINSCHEESSTTRKSDDNLNEWRSSGRRSVHEMIKRFQQVPGMHNGWRGTRSGSSEPTSPENSQCSQNQRVQPQGGVGNGWHGEGNDSESSEGDEDEQPEALSGGITGKGVISEHVHYDSIARMPYRSRNAVYSPTPPLHDAHNDSGYSTRMYGSSKGASPSLSALLQKITFPPFRSIGMRCDSSNHNKHIS
- the Dgo gene encoding ankyrin repeat domain containing protein 6 diego isoform X1, whose translation is MAEKLCEAAARGDAARVARLLDEDIKPLPDENGRTPLLLAAGAGHVDVCEALLLREIDVNAADNTGVTPLQKAASEGHLEAVELLLKYNANVARQDTVHGNSALHEASWRGYSRTVAALAKALGTQRAPLHARNLAGFAPLHLACQNGHNQSCRELLLAGCNPDLQNNYGDTPLHTSARYGHAGVTRILISALCRVSDQNKNGDTALHIAAAMGRRKLTRILLEAGCDRSLRNKQGETAKDIARRKNLTEILEIIGKARSKSRTRSKSREEDSAATVDKVDGKSTKSEKKREKTGSGTSGSRDSCTKKEKKKHKSSGKQNKVHFEKAVMGRQWSPYGCHYYPDPEAFPQPRLDSLPSDPLARGEQYYLDLAGNIRKGPVGVGYTCYCAPFFRHMEAKLERDKAELKAHIDLAHERLDLKVANLERRTRGQISELTRCVAAERSKCDERHTHLQQRLSRGGRGRHSERPAKPSFANDQSLPPARARSLEDLLDDRPHDRSFEIPGETPIHRGSLDDLDIPAIPRLSKSMRDLPTGSGISRSTLRVLDVPPRLNETFDGVIKQDRSSPLGAASSPSIGSRQQVHQQRDLSSRDHGINSCHEESSTTRKSDDNLNEWRSSGRRSVHEMIKRFQQVPGMHNGWRGTRSGSSEPTSPENSQCSQNQRVQPQGGVGNGWHGEGNDSESSEGDEDEQPEALSGGITGKGVISEHVHYDSIARMPYRSRNAVYSPTPPLHDAHNDSGYSTRMYGSSKGASPSLSGQLECDVILPTTTNTFPSGEQLVALLEQPRNHDLTVYERGADNVVINIGTASLV